One window of the Amycolatopsis mediterranei genome contains the following:
- a CDS encoding CAP domain-containing protein — translation MVMVSLSVLLGVFSAAAGTWMATAEGNTAELGAAALVLPNAPAGAGSGSGTDLAGGKVQTTTPGQPAAPTPSAPASTTSSAQPAPTETSPEQQPPPQPSTSEAPPPSSTKPAARVAPSTAAQVIALVNDERAKAGCDPLTEESHVTKAAQDYSDQMSAENFFSHTSPDGTTFDQRIKQAGYPKPGAENIARGQTSAAQVMDSWMNSEGHRANILNCSLKKIGVGVTTAGWYWVQDFGY, via the coding sequence GTGGTGATGGTGTCACTCAGTGTGCTGCTCGGCGTTTTTTCCGCCGCGGCCGGCACCTGGATGGCCACCGCCGAAGGAAACACCGCCGAGCTCGGCGCCGCGGCGCTCGTCCTGCCGAACGCGCCCGCCGGCGCCGGCAGCGGCAGTGGAACCGACCTCGCCGGCGGCAAGGTCCAGACCACCACCCCCGGTCAGCCTGCCGCGCCTACCCCCTCGGCCCCGGCCTCGACGACGTCCAGCGCGCAACCCGCGCCGACCGAAACGTCGCCGGAGCAGCAGCCGCCGCCGCAGCCCTCGACGTCCGAAGCTCCGCCGCCGTCGAGCACCAAGCCCGCCGCCCGCGTCGCGCCTTCGACGGCCGCTCAGGTCATCGCGCTGGTCAACGACGAGCGCGCCAAGGCCGGCTGTGACCCGCTGACCGAGGAGTCGCACGTCACGAAGGCCGCGCAGGACTACAGCGACCAGATGTCGGCCGAGAACTTCTTCTCCCACACCAGTCCCGACGGCACGACGTTCGACCAGCGCATCAAGCAGGCCGGTTACCCGAAGCCGGGCGCGGAGAACATCGCGCGCGGGCAGACGTCTGCCGCGCAGGTCATGGACTCCTGGATGAACTCCGAAGGCCACCGCGCGAACATCCTGAACTGCTCGCTCAAGAAGATCGGCGTCGGCGTCACCACCGCGGGCTGGTACTGGGTCCAGGACTTCGGGTACTGA
- a CDS encoding DUF11 domain-containing protein, with product MLALVFLASAFVPSASAAAAPPFEVGYDDVVYGDFVYAGNGVLRCPVAADGAPASGTVATPAACANTADRKDTLANDDFFMQWADVDADPGTFDSASASVGVPPGARVVFARLNWAGSTACGPSAVAPPGTPAKQNVRLSVGSAESVDIAPSGYTEDGGYYSARADVTGLFAKVPAAFDVTVGNVWALRGFGCAGGWSIALVYAYPERNADYAPNKRKVVIDDGHVRQTAGAPAAEAAITGFRAAAADAHLGVTAYDGDWGASGDQFLVDGTPAAEPATGGTSNFFISNADTAAAPGAKNNFSVDAKSFNIDSIPAGATSTKLGFVTSGDAILAQNLAFSVPVPELQVAVRATQSKAHAGEPVTFAVVVTNPGDVAASGVEVADAAVPGCAKPLGTLAARQTVSYTCTGTAPPDDFTNTAKATGTSALGDALNGVAGARVDVLHPALGMTKTADRPAYRAGDVATFTIKVTNTGDTGLSGLQVADPKTPSCTLTGALAPGESRTTTCAAKAPIADGVNTASAVGTDELGKQVTATADAPAPTIAPAVEVTKTADQPVIHAGDAVTWTVAVRNTGDSPLAPVKLTDDTTSACARTFAGLAASATQTYTCAANPSRTTTSQVTATGTDLSGRPVTATASAMVTVITPALTLTKDATPAVARAGDPITFAMTVANAGDAPLTEVAVTDDVPACAKAIGVLAPGATVAYTCTAPAPPDDFATTATATGKDQLGRAVKVTDDAAVDVIHPAVKLSVRATPAQVREGDAVTWTITAANTGDVPLTEVAVADDQVPACAKRFGALLPQAQQEYTCTTLAGSAGFANKPTLTGTDPTARPVTAAAEGAFAVQHPAVAITTEVTGGPFREGDKVPFRITVRNTGDVPLASLRVADALATSAQARGAQAAGTRAGGSPAAAASGTGARAAPSATQSPATGCTQTLDGTLDPGTSRDFACTTTAPADDVTRSVRVVATPPVGAEVTASGSAAVDVIHPAVAVARTVDPAVVRAGDTVTSTVTVTNTGDSALRDVAVADELAPDCSKALGRLEPQAKQTYTCTQAAGEADFAAVANASGTDATNRPVTAAASAGVDVIHPAISVTDDAAPARVRQGDTVTFTLVVANTGDVPLTEVSLMDSRTPACAQSIGTLLPGARQRRSCKVDAGTDNFVSSATATGTDPVKRQVSATDDAAYTVLHPALALTQDIHGGPFRPGDAVTATLTVTNTGDVPLTAVDVRSGSCTKTFDELKPQDKRNFDCTTTAPADDAETTAKATAAAPVGPPVAAEDADKLDVIHPAVKITAAATPQTVRAGDEVTFTIAVTNAGDVPLAAVSVVDEQTSCANKFDTVAAGATKTYTCTRKAPDDDFRQAVEITGIDPSGRAVQSAGDAKVDVVHPEIAVMKDAAPYEVREGDTVTFSILVKNTGDVPLTDIRVVDDHTPACARTENHLAVDAEISYICTTTAGKVGFRSKAAATGQDPTRRPVTASGEATFVVRMS from the coding sequence GTGCTGGCACTGGTCTTCCTGGCCTCCGCCTTCGTGCCGTCGGCGAGCGCGGCCGCCGCGCCGCCGTTCGAGGTGGGCTACGACGACGTGGTCTACGGCGACTTCGTCTACGCGGGCAACGGCGTCCTGCGCTGCCCGGTCGCCGCCGACGGCGCGCCGGCCTCGGGGACGGTCGCCACCCCCGCGGCGTGCGCGAACACCGCCGACCGCAAGGACACGCTCGCCAACGACGACTTCTTCATGCAGTGGGCCGACGTCGACGCCGACCCGGGCACGTTCGACTCGGCGAGCGCGTCGGTGGGCGTCCCGCCGGGGGCTCGCGTCGTCTTCGCCCGGCTTAACTGGGCCGGCAGCACCGCCTGCGGTCCCTCGGCGGTCGCGCCGCCCGGCACGCCCGCGAAGCAGAACGTCCGGCTTTCCGTCGGCAGCGCGGAGTCCGTGGACATCGCGCCTTCGGGGTACACCGAAGACGGCGGCTACTACTCGGCGCGCGCCGACGTGACCGGCCTCTTCGCGAAGGTTCCTGCCGCCTTCGACGTGACGGTCGGGAACGTCTGGGCTTTGCGGGGTTTCGGCTGCGCGGGTGGCTGGTCGATCGCGCTCGTCTACGCCTATCCGGAGCGCAACGCGGACTACGCGCCGAACAAGCGCAAAGTGGTCATCGACGACGGCCACGTCCGGCAGACCGCCGGCGCCCCGGCGGCGGAGGCGGCGATCACCGGCTTCCGCGCCGCGGCCGCCGATGCCCACCTCGGCGTCACGGCGTACGACGGCGACTGGGGCGCCTCCGGTGACCAGTTCCTGGTCGACGGCACCCCGGCCGCCGAGCCCGCGACCGGCGGCACGTCCAATTTCTTCATCTCCAACGCCGACACCGCCGCGGCGCCGGGCGCGAAGAACAACTTCAGCGTCGACGCGAAGTCGTTCAACATCGACAGCATCCCCGCCGGCGCGACGAGCACGAAGCTCGGCTTCGTCACCAGCGGCGACGCCATCCTGGCGCAGAACCTCGCGTTTTCGGTGCCGGTGCCCGAACTTCAGGTCGCTGTGCGCGCCACCCAGTCGAAGGCGCACGCCGGCGAGCCGGTGACGTTCGCCGTCGTCGTGACCAACCCAGGCGACGTCGCGGCGTCCGGTGTCGAGGTCGCCGACGCGGCCGTGCCGGGCTGCGCCAAACCGCTCGGCACGCTCGCCGCGCGTCAGACGGTCAGCTACACGTGCACCGGAACCGCGCCACCCGACGACTTCACGAACACCGCGAAGGCGACGGGCACGAGCGCGCTCGGTGACGCGCTCAACGGCGTCGCCGGCGCGCGCGTCGACGTCCTGCACCCGGCGCTGGGCATGACGAAGACGGCCGACCGGCCCGCGTACCGCGCCGGCGACGTCGCGACCTTCACGATCAAGGTCACGAACACCGGCGACACCGGGCTGTCCGGCCTCCAGGTCGCCGACCCGAAGACGCCGTCGTGCACTCTCACCGGAGCGCTCGCGCCGGGCGAAAGCCGCACGACGACGTGCGCCGCGAAGGCGCCGATCGCCGACGGCGTCAACACGGCGAGCGCGGTGGGCACCGACGAGCTCGGCAAGCAGGTCACGGCGACGGCCGACGCGCCCGCGCCGACGATCGCGCCCGCCGTCGAGGTCACCAAGACCGCGGACCAGCCGGTGATCCACGCGGGCGACGCCGTCACCTGGACGGTCGCGGTGCGCAACACCGGCGACAGCCCGCTCGCACCGGTGAAGCTCACCGACGACACGACGTCGGCGTGCGCGCGCACCTTCGCCGGCCTGGCCGCCAGCGCGACGCAGACGTACACGTGCGCGGCGAACCCGTCCCGGACCACGACGTCCCAGGTGACGGCGACCGGAACCGACCTCTCCGGCCGGCCCGTGACGGCCACCGCGTCGGCGATGGTCACGGTGATCACCCCGGCGCTGACGCTCACGAAGGACGCCACGCCCGCCGTCGCGCGCGCCGGCGACCCGATCACGTTCGCGATGACGGTCGCCAACGCCGGCGACGCACCGCTGACCGAGGTGGCCGTGACGGACGACGTCCCGGCGTGCGCCAAGGCGATCGGCGTACTGGCCCCGGGCGCGACGGTCGCCTACACGTGCACCGCACCAGCCCCACCGGACGACTTCGCCACGACGGCCACGGCGACCGGCAAGGACCAGCTCGGCCGCGCGGTGAAGGTCACCGACGACGCGGCGGTGGACGTGATCCACCCGGCGGTCAAGCTGTCCGTGCGCGCGACACCAGCCCAGGTCCGCGAGGGCGACGCGGTGACCTGGACGATCACCGCGGCCAACACGGGCGACGTGCCGCTCACCGAGGTCGCGGTCGCGGACGACCAGGTCCCGGCGTGCGCGAAGCGGTTCGGCGCGCTTCTGCCGCAGGCTCAGCAGGAGTACACGTGCACGACGCTCGCGGGCTCGGCCGGCTTTGCGAACAAGCCGACGCTGACCGGCACGGACCCGACGGCCCGCCCGGTGACGGCGGCCGCGGAGGGAGCGTTCGCGGTCCAGCACCCGGCGGTCGCGATCACGACCGAGGTGACGGGCGGCCCGTTCCGCGAGGGCGACAAGGTGCCGTTCCGGATCACGGTCCGCAACACCGGTGACGTGCCGCTGGCGAGCCTCCGAGTCGCGGACGCGCTGGCCACCAGCGCGCAGGCCCGGGGCGCGCAGGCTGCGGGCACGCGAGCCGGTGGCAGCCCAGCCGCCGCCGCATCGGGCACCGGCGCCCGAGCGGCTCCTTCGGCCACCCAGAGCCCAGCCACCGGCTGCACCCAGACCCTCGACGGCACCCTCGACCCCGGCACCTCCCGCGACTTCGCCTGCACCACCACGGCCCCGGCCGACGACGTCACCCGCAGCGTCCGGGTCGTCGCCACCCCGCCCGTCGGCGCGGAGGTCACCGCTTCCGGTAGTGCCGCGGTCGATGTCATCCACCCCGCCGTTGCGGTCGCCCGGACCGTCGATCCCGCCGTCGTGCGCGCCGGAGATACCGTGACCTCGACCGTCACCGTCACCAACACCGGTGACAGCGCGCTCCGGGACGTTGCCGTCGCCGACGAGCTGGCGCCGGACTGCAGCAAGGCCCTGGGCCGGCTCGAACCGCAGGCCAAGCAGACCTACACCTGCACCCAAGCCGCCGGGGAAGCCGACTTCGCCGCCGTTGCGAATGCCAGCGGTACCGATGCCACGAACCGGCCGGTGACCGCCGCCGCCAGTGCCGGGGTCGATGTCATCCACCCCGCGATCAGCGTCACGGATGACGCCGCACCCGCGCGTGTCCGGCAAGGCGACACCGTCACCTTCACCCTCGTCGTCGCGAACACCGGTGATGTCCCGCTGACCGAGGTGTCCCTCATGGACAGTCGGACTCCGGCGTGCGCTCAGTCCATCGGCACCCTCCTTCCCGGCGCCCGGCAGCGCCGCTCCTGCAAAGTAGACGCCGGCACCGACAATTTTGTGAGCTCCGCCACCGCAACAGGCACCGATCCGGTGAAACGCCAGGTCAGCGCGACCGACGACGCGGCTTACACCGTGCTGCACCCGGCCCTCGCGCTCACCCAGGACATCCACGGCGGCCCCTTCCGCCCCGGCGACGCCGTCACCGCCACCCTCACCGTCACCAACACCGGCGACGTCCCGCTGACCGCCGTCGACGTCCGAAGCGGGTCCTGCACGAAGACCTTCGACGAGCTGAAACCCCAAGACAAGCGGAACTTCGACTGCACTACGACCGCCCCGGCCGACGACGCGGAAACCACCGCGAAAGCGACGGCCGCCGCCCCGGTCGGGCCGCCGGTCGCCGCCGAGGATGCCGACAAGCTCGACGTCATCCACCCCGCCGTCAAGATCACGGCCGCCGCGACGCCCCAGACGGTCCGCGCCGGCGACGAAGTCACCTTCACCATCGCCGTCACCAACGCCGGCGACGTTCCGCTCGCCGCAGTGTCCGTTGTGGACGAACAAACCTCCTGCGCGAACAAGTTCGACACCGTGGCCGCCGGAGCGACGAAGACCTACACGTGCACCCGCAAAGCGCCCGACGACGACTTCCGGCAAGCCGTCGAGATCACTGGAATTGACCCGAGTGGTCGCGCGGTGCAATCAGCCGGTGACGCAAAAGTCGATGTCGTCCACCCCGAGATCGCCGTCATGAAAGACGCGGCTCCCTACGAAGTCCGGGAAGGCGACACCGTCACGTTTTCGATCCTGGTCAAGAACACCGGTGACGTCCCCCTCACCGACATCCGGGTCGTCGACGACCACACCCCGGCGTGCGCGCGAACCGAGAACCACCTGGCCGTGGACGCCGAAATCTCGTACATCTGCACAACGACCGCGGGCAAAGTTGGCTTCCGGAGCAAAGCAGCCGCCACCGGTCAAGACCCGACCCGTCGTCCGGTGACAGCGTCCGGCGAAGCGACCTTCGTCGTTCGAATGAGCTGA
- a CDS encoding MarR family winged helix-turn-helix transcriptional regulator produces the protein MSSERTKLVEEVLLKSREMSTATVMFHTAIAETRGLSAVESKVLDYLARFGPQTPKDLAQLSGLAPASVTAMIDRLERKGIVNRERHPDDRRKVLIALDQAAIASGLHLWDHLVKGMYELCDRYTDDELRTIIGFAQAATALTHESTAKLTASGSEATNE, from the coding sequence GTGTCAAGCGAGCGAACGAAACTCGTCGAGGAAGTCCTGCTCAAGTCGCGGGAGATGTCGACGGCGACGGTCATGTTCCACACCGCGATCGCCGAGACCCGGGGGCTCTCGGCGGTGGAGAGCAAGGTCCTTGACTACCTCGCGCGGTTCGGCCCCCAGACGCCGAAGGACCTCGCGCAGCTGTCGGGCCTCGCGCCCGCGTCGGTGACGGCGATGATCGACCGGCTCGAGCGCAAGGGCATCGTCAACCGCGAGCGGCACCCGGACGACCGGCGCAAGGTCCTCATCGCGCTGGACCAGGCCGCCATCGCGAGCGGCCTGCACCTGTGGGACCACCTGGTCAAGGGCATGTACGAGCTCTGCGACCGCTACACCGACGACGAGCTCCGGACGATCATCGGGTTCGCCCAGGCCGCCACCGCCCTCACCCACGAGTCGACGGCGAAGCTGACCGCCTCGGGCTCAGAGGCCACGAACGAGTGA
- a CDS encoding FAD-dependent oxidoreductase, whose protein sequence is MTRALIIGGGVAGTITAIALHEAGHEPVVFEAYTHDSEGVGAFLTLAVNGLDALLPLGLKDVVRSAGFDSPRMSIGLGNGTRLAEFPLGGALPDGTVSQTVLRSDLYVALRDEAARRGIRVEYGKRLIGANQTNTHVTADFSDGSHADGDLLIGADGLRSRVRTIIDPDAPSPRYVPLLNTGGFAEGLDLPDKPGVLNMVFGKRVFFCHVVSTDGRVWWFANPARKTEPTAAELITLAGEKLRAELLHLVARDRTPAAEIIRATREIYPAWPTYDFPTVPVWHRGRMVIIGDAAHATSPAAGQGASMAIEDAVTLGKCLRDVPDIERALSTYESLRRERVEAVVAAGKRNGEQKVIGPVGRVVRDFFIKRAFAKPSDEDPNAFMWNHRIDWNEKVAV, encoded by the coding sequence ATGACACGGGCACTGATCATCGGCGGCGGGGTGGCGGGCACGATCACGGCCATCGCGCTGCACGAGGCCGGGCACGAACCAGTGGTCTTCGAGGCTTACACCCACGACTCCGAGGGCGTCGGCGCGTTCCTGACGCTGGCGGTCAACGGCCTGGACGCACTGCTGCCGCTCGGCCTCAAGGACGTCGTCCGGAGCGCGGGCTTCGACTCGCCGCGGATGTCGATCGGGCTCGGCAACGGCACGCGGCTCGCCGAATTCCCCCTGGGCGGCGCCCTCCCGGACGGCACGGTGAGCCAGACCGTCCTGCGCTCCGACCTCTACGTCGCGTTGCGCGACGAGGCCGCGCGGCGCGGCATCCGCGTCGAATACGGCAAGCGCCTGATCGGCGCGAACCAGACGAACACGCACGTCACAGCGGACTTTTCCGACGGCTCACACGCCGACGGCGACCTCCTGATCGGCGCCGACGGCCTCCGCTCCCGCGTCCGCACGATCATCGACCCGGACGCGCCGTCACCGCGGTACGTCCCCCTGCTGAACACCGGCGGGTTCGCCGAAGGCCTGGACTTGCCCGACAAGCCGGGTGTGCTGAACATGGTCTTCGGCAAGCGCGTGTTCTTCTGCCACGTCGTCAGCACGGACGGTCGCGTCTGGTGGTTCGCGAACCCGGCCCGCAAGACCGAACCGACGGCGGCCGAGCTGATCACGCTCGCCGGCGAGAAGCTGCGCGCCGAACTCCTGCACCTGGTGGCCCGCGACCGGACACCGGCCGCCGAAATCATCCGGGCGACGCGGGAGATCTACCCGGCCTGGCCGACGTACGACTTCCCGACGGTCCCGGTCTGGCACCGCGGCCGCATGGTGATCATCGGCGACGCGGCGCACGCGACGTCACCGGCGGCGGGCCAGGGCGCCTCGATGGCCATCGAAGACGCCGTCACGCTGGGCAAGTGCCTCCGCGACGTGCCGGACATCGAGCGCGCGCTGAGCACGTACGAGAGCTTGCGGCGCGAACGCGTCGAAGCGGTGGTCGCGGCCGGGAAGCGCAACGGCGAGCAGAAGGTGATCGGCCCGGTCGGGCGGGTGGTCCGCGACTTCTTCATCAAGCGGGCGTTCGCGAAGCCGTCCGACGAGGACCCGAACGCCTTCATGTGGAACCACCGCATCGACTGGAACGAGAAGGTGGCGGTTTAG
- the dcd gene encoding dCTP deaminase gives MLLSDRDLRKELDAGRLGIDPFDAGMVQPSSIDVRLDRFFRVFDNSKYTHIDPQLQQDELTSLVEKEGDEPFVLHPGEFVLGSTFELVTLADDLAGRLEGKSSLGRLGLLTHSTAGFIDPGFSGHITLELSNVANLPITLWPGMKIGQLCIFRLSSSAEHPYGSSEAGSRYQGQRGPTPSRAYKNFHRVDTWR, from the coding sequence GTGCTGCTCAGTGACCGTGACCTCCGCAAAGAGCTCGACGCCGGCCGGCTCGGCATCGACCCCTTCGATGCCGGCATGGTCCAGCCGTCCAGCATCGACGTCCGGCTCGACCGCTTCTTCCGCGTCTTCGACAACAGCAAGTACACCCACATCGACCCGCAGCTGCAGCAGGACGAGCTGACCTCGCTGGTCGAGAAGGAGGGCGACGAGCCCTTCGTGCTGCACCCCGGCGAGTTCGTGCTCGGCTCGACGTTCGAGCTCGTCACCCTGGCCGACGACCTGGCCGGCCGCCTCGAGGGCAAGTCGTCGCTCGGGCGGCTCGGGCTGCTCACGCACTCGACCGCCGGGTTCATCGACCCCGGCTTCTCCGGGCACATCACCCTGGAACTGTCGAACGTCGCGAACCTGCCGATCACGCTCTGGCCCGGCATGAAGATCGGCCAGCTGTGCATCTTCCGGCTGTCCAGCTCGGCCGAGCACCCGTACGGTTCCAGCGAAGCCGGGTCCCGCTACCAGGGGCAGCGCGGCCCGACCCCGAGCCGGGCGTACAAGAACTTCCACCGCGTCGACACTTGGCGGTAG
- a CDS encoding oxygenase MpaB family protein, translated as MVDEPELFRQGGFRLAQRLFIEGDIRGDERQVARLREFAQVQDRLADDVVAWMAQQPKGQGRALFEEALTNRAEATGPLKDFFDQVDAKPYWVDDERLERGAKAITRAGLLGLFPLGDMSLMGGYLASRATKSLVGTGEIEYKAIRRLVETAAWWIDVTTPGALEHGRKGYASALRIRLVHAHVRAAMNRREDWDYAAWDRPVNQVQTAGTLLLFSLVYVFGTQLLGLRYSARERGDILHLWRYIGWLMGVDDELLPAGEEDAWRLLWLLAATEFIPDDDSKRLAKALIEANAAVGEGRGAVGKVLSHVSVAVHSSISRLVLGKTNADFLGLPNDPVAQAAIVAVAGVNFAAETVRRFIPGATALQERIGRAGRRGYVKRLEKIFAPDTTYAQHMRAA; from the coding sequence GTGGTGGACGAGCCCGAGCTGTTCCGGCAAGGCGGCTTCCGGCTGGCGCAGCGGCTGTTCATCGAGGGTGACATCCGGGGTGACGAGCGGCAGGTCGCGCGTCTGCGGGAGTTCGCCCAGGTGCAGGACCGGCTCGCGGACGACGTCGTCGCCTGGATGGCGCAGCAGCCCAAGGGGCAAGGGCGCGCTCTCTTCGAGGAAGCCCTGACGAACCGAGCCGAAGCGACCGGGCCGCTGAAGGACTTCTTCGACCAGGTCGACGCCAAGCCCTATTGGGTCGACGACGAGCGGCTCGAGCGAGGTGCGAAAGCCATCACCCGGGCCGGCCTGCTCGGGCTGTTCCCGCTCGGGGACATGTCGCTGATGGGCGGCTACCTCGCCTCGCGCGCCACGAAATCGCTGGTCGGAACCGGGGAGATCGAATACAAGGCCATCCGGAGGCTCGTCGAAACCGCCGCCTGGTGGATCGACGTCACCACCCCCGGTGCCCTCGAGCACGGCCGAAAGGGGTACGCCTCCGCGCTGCGGATCCGGCTCGTGCACGCCCACGTGCGCGCCGCCATGAACCGGCGGGAGGACTGGGACTACGCGGCCTGGGACCGGCCCGTCAACCAGGTGCAGACCGCCGGCACCCTCCTGCTCTTCTCCCTCGTCTACGTCTTCGGCACGCAGCTGCTCGGCCTCCGCTACTCCGCCCGCGAACGCGGCGACATCCTGCACCTCTGGCGCTACATCGGCTGGCTCATGGGCGTCGACGACGAGCTGCTGCCCGCCGGCGAAGAGGACGCCTGGCGGCTGCTGTGGCTGCTCGCCGCCACCGAGTTCATCCCTGACGACGACTCGAAGCGGCTCGCCAAGGCGCTGATCGAGGCCAACGCCGCCGTCGGCGAGGGGCGCGGGGCCGTCGGGAAGGTGCTCTCGCACGTCTCCGTCGCCGTGCACTCGTCGATCAGCCGGCTCGTGCTCGGGAAGACCAACGCCGACTTCCTCGGCCTGCCGAACGACCCCGTCGCCCAAGCCGCGATCGTCGCCGTCGCGGGCGTCAACTTCGCCGCCGAGACCGTGCGGCGGTTCATCCCCGGGGCCACCGCGCTGCAGGAACGGATCGGGCGGGCCGGGCGCCGCGGGTACGTGAAGCGGCTCGAGAAGATCTTCGCGCCCGACACCACCTACGCGCAGCACATGCGGGCGGCCTGA
- a CDS encoding nuclear transport factor 2 family protein: MAEHQNATLIRRGYEAFSAGDVATLSELLAPDAVQHMPGHNVFSGDHKGRDAILAMYGQLAERSGGTLKIELEEVYANDEEVVTVYHSTGTRNGKQLDTRHALVFRMRDGKAAELTDVSSDETTDDNFWS, from the coding sequence ATGGCCGAACACCAGAACGCCACTCTCATCCGCCGGGGCTACGAGGCATTTTCCGCGGGCGACGTCGCCACGCTGTCGGAACTCCTCGCACCCGACGCTGTGCAGCACATGCCCGGTCACAACGTGTTCTCCGGCGACCACAAAGGCCGCGACGCGATTCTGGCCATGTACGGGCAGCTGGCCGAGCGCAGCGGCGGAACGCTGAAGATCGAGCTGGAAGAGGTTTACGCGAACGACGAGGAAGTCGTCACCGTCTACCACTCGACCGGCACGCGCAACGGGAAACAACTGGACACCCGTCACGCCCTGGTCTTCCGCATGCGCGACGGCAAGGCCGCGGAACTGACGGACGTTTCGAGCGACGAAACCACCGACGACAATTTCTGGTCCTGA
- a CDS encoding RNA polymerase sigma factor, which yields MTGAGDAVARLVRDEGTRVLATLVRVTGSVDLAEDAVQDAVVRALETWPRDGVPGNPRGWLLVAARRRAVDVVRREAKRQGKEAVAMPDVDPCPDPVVVRDDLLRLVFTCCHPALSLDAQVALALRTLGGLSTAEVARGLLVPEATMAKRLTRAKQKIAQARIPYRVPAAEELPARLAGVASTVYLIFNEGYTGRVSLLDEGVRLARLLVSLMPDEPTALGLLALVLLQDARRPARFASGVPVLLSAQDRSSWDASLIKEGVELVGRGLRRTPSVPNAYVVQAAVAACHDLAPSYEDTNWDAVISWYDVLLSVQDTPVVRLNRAAAVAERDGPSSALALVDALPGLDDYPWWHASRAELLHRLGSRAAVEALARAVETGLPAAHVAHLQHRLGQR from the coding sequence GTGACCGGCGCCGGGGACGCGGTCGCGCGGCTGGTCCGGGACGAGGGCACCCGGGTACTGGCCACGCTGGTCCGCGTCACCGGCAGCGTCGACCTGGCCGAAGACGCGGTCCAGGACGCCGTCGTGCGCGCGTTGGAGACGTGGCCGCGCGACGGCGTCCCGGGAAACCCCCGCGGCTGGCTGCTGGTCGCGGCCCGCCGCCGGGCGGTGGACGTGGTCCGCCGCGAGGCGAAGCGGCAGGGGAAGGAGGCCGTCGCGATGCCCGACGTCGACCCGTGCCCCGACCCGGTGGTGGTCCGCGACGACCTGCTGCGGCTGGTCTTCACGTGCTGCCACCCGGCGCTGTCCCTGGACGCCCAGGTGGCTTTGGCGCTTCGGACCTTGGGCGGTTTGTCGACGGCGGAGGTCGCCCGGGGCCTGCTGGTCCCCGAAGCGACGATGGCGAAGCGGCTGACGCGCGCGAAGCAGAAGATCGCCCAGGCGCGGATCCCGTACCGGGTCCCGGCGGCGGAGGAGCTGCCGGCGCGGCTGGCCGGCGTGGCGTCGACGGTGTACCTGATCTTCAACGAGGGTTACACGGGCCGTGTTTCGCTGCTCGACGAGGGCGTGCGGTTGGCGCGCTTGCTCGTTTCCCTGATGCCGGACGAGCCGACGGCGTTGGGGCTGCTGGCTTTGGTGCTGCTGCAGGACGCCCGCCGTCCCGCGCGGTTCGCTTCGGGCGTGCCGGTGTTGCTTTCCGCGCAGGACCGTTCGTCGTGGGACGCATCGCTGATCAAGGAAGGTGTCGAGCTGGTGGGCCGCGGCTTGCGCCGCACCCCATCGGTACCGAACGCGTACGTGGTCCAGGCGGCTGTCGCTGCTTGCCACGACCTGGCGCCGTCTTATGAAGACACGAACTGGGACGCGGTGATTTCCTGGTACGACGTGTTGCTGTCGGTCCAGGACACCCCGGTGGTGCGCTTGAACCGGGCGGCCGCGGTGGCGGAACGCGACGGGCCTTCTTCGGCATTGGCGCTGGTGGATGCGTTGCCGGGACTGGACGATTACCCGTGGTGGCACGCATCGCGGGCGGAGTTGTTGCACCGCTTGGGTTCCCGGGCTGCTGTGGAAGCATTGGCCCGCGCGGTGGAAACCGGTTTGCCCGCCGCTCATGTGGCACATTTGCAACACCGGTTGGGACAACGGTAG
- a CDS encoding YciI family protein, which translates to MPQYAAIIYASDVDPTRPEAADLMKDYNEFGEGARAVIRGGAALYPTATATTVRVTGGKGGDLVTSDGPYAETKEALTGFYLLECADLDEAVKVAARIPGAWDGAIEVRPVVDFGQ; encoded by the coding sequence ATGCCCCAGTACGCCGCGATCATCTACGCCTCCGACGTCGACCCGACCAGGCCCGAGGCCGCAGACTTGATGAAGGACTACAACGAGTTCGGGGAGGGCGCCCGCGCGGTGATCCGCGGCGGCGCGGCCCTGTACCCGACGGCGACCGCGACGACGGTCCGCGTCACCGGCGGCAAGGGCGGCGACCTCGTCACCAGCGACGGCCCGTACGCGGAGACGAAGGAAGCCCTCACCGGCTTCTACCTGCTCGAATGCGCCGACCTCGACGAAGCCGTCAAGGTTGCGGCGCGCATCCCGGGCGCCTGGGACGGCGCGATCGAAGTCCGGCCGGTCGTCGACTTCGGCCAGTGA